From Lolium perenne isolate Kyuss_39 chromosome 5, Kyuss_2.0, whole genome shotgun sequence, a single genomic window includes:
- the LOC127300578 gene encoding uncharacterized protein isoform X2, which translates to MEGWAWSFPAGEQVFSDPLDSCSSSSVLPTQTEFEVYSACEYLETPQLMEEPQDESHLPELLGIASSPTSDHGVTIRTCTYVPPEIQVRESRSPMLYTVLPEEEEAFVTNVLGHERGGKEEDEEEERREGEGSTCPLPCPRRRRSALTTSPRDDGSLTSSIVDLLDHRPNRGSGARGPRKRGTWKSGTWFHNHFLNAPCFGGLCSASKGKKRGLRQNNKHWTPEEVKLLVNGVSELGVGHWTELKDQWFSDSDSGPVRTAVHLKDKWRNLVKSYVFKPTSKKKGRILHLDKELINKIKIVAAKYPYPK; encoded by the exons GGAGGGATGGGCATGGAGCTTTCCGGCCGGCGAGCAAGTGTTCTCCGATCCTCTCGACAGCTGCTCATCATCGTCTGTTCTTCCCACCCAG ACGGAATTTGAGGTTTATTCAGCATGTGAGTATTTGGAAACCCCGCAATTAATGGAAGAACCCCAAGATGAGAGTCATCTGCCTGAATTGTTGGGAA TTGCATCCAGTCCTACTAGTGATCATGGAGTGACAATACGAACATGCACATATGTGCCGCCGGAGATCCAGGTGAGGGAGAGCAGGAGCCCTATGCTGTACACTGTGctgccagaggaggaggaggcttttGTCACTAATGTCCTTGGCCATGAAAGAGGCggcaaggaggaggatgaagaggaggagaggagagagggAGAAGGATCAACGTGCCCGCTGCCTTGTCCCCGGAGAAGGAGGTCCGCGCTCACCACCTCACCGAGGGATGACGGGAGCCTCACCTCCTCCATAGTAGATCTACTAg ATCACAGACCAAATAGAGGCAGTGGCGCGAGAGGACCAAGGAAGAGAGGAACATGGAAGAGCGGAACATGGTTTCATAACCATTTTTTG AACGCACCATGTTTTGGGGGCTTGTGTTCTGCAAGTAAAGGCAAGAAACGTGGACTCAGACAAAACAACAAACACTGGACACCTGAAGAGGTGAAGTTATTAGTGAATGGTGTATCTGAACTTGGGGTTGGCCACTGGACAGAGTTGAAGGATCAATGGTTTTCAGATTCAGATTCAGGTCCAGTTCGAACGGCGGTGCATCTTAAG GATAAGTGGAGAAACCTAGTGAAATCCTACGTGTTCAAGCCTACCTCCAAAAAGAAG GGAAGAATTTTGCATCTTGATAAGGAACTTATTAACAAGATCAAGATCGTAGCAGCTAAGTACCCTTATCCAAAATGA
- the LOC127300578 gene encoding uncharacterized protein isoform X1 gives MEGWAWSFPAGEQVFSDPLDSCSSSSVLPTQTEFEVYSACEYLETPQLMEEPQDESHLPELLGKTNSLAVASSPTSDHGVTIRTCTYVPPEIQVRESRSPMLYTVLPEEEEAFVTNVLGHERGGKEEDEEEERREGEGSTCPLPCPRRRRSALTTSPRDDGSLTSSIVDLLDHRPNRGSGARGPRKRGTWKSGTWFHNHFLNAPCFGGLCSASKGKKRGLRQNNKHWTPEEVKLLVNGVSELGVGHWTELKDQWFSDSDSGPVRTAVHLKDKWRNLVKSYVFKPTSKKKGRILHLDKELINKIKIVAAKYPYPK, from the exons GGAGGGATGGGCATGGAGCTTTCCGGCCGGCGAGCAAGTGTTCTCCGATCCTCTCGACAGCTGCTCATCATCGTCTGTTCTTCCCACCCAG ACGGAATTTGAGGTTTATTCAGCATGTGAGTATTTGGAAACCCCGCAATTAATGGAAGAACCCCAAGATGAGAGTCATCTGCCTGAATTGTTGGGAA AAACCAATTCCCTTGCAGTTGCATCCAGTCCTACTAGTGATCATGGAGTGACAATACGAACATGCACATATGTGCCGCCGGAGATCCAGGTGAGGGAGAGCAGGAGCCCTATGCTGTACACTGTGctgccagaggaggaggaggcttttGTCACTAATGTCCTTGGCCATGAAAGAGGCggcaaggaggaggatgaagaggaggagaggagagagggAGAAGGATCAACGTGCCCGCTGCCTTGTCCCCGGAGAAGGAGGTCCGCGCTCACCACCTCACCGAGGGATGACGGGAGCCTCACCTCCTCCATAGTAGATCTACTAg ATCACAGACCAAATAGAGGCAGTGGCGCGAGAGGACCAAGGAAGAGAGGAACATGGAAGAGCGGAACATGGTTTCATAACCATTTTTTG AACGCACCATGTTTTGGGGGCTTGTGTTCTGCAAGTAAAGGCAAGAAACGTGGACTCAGACAAAACAACAAACACTGGACACCTGAAGAGGTGAAGTTATTAGTGAATGGTGTATCTGAACTTGGGGTTGGCCACTGGACAGAGTTGAAGGATCAATGGTTTTCAGATTCAGATTCAGGTCCAGTTCGAACGGCGGTGCATCTTAAG GATAAGTGGAGAAACCTAGTGAAATCCTACGTGTTCAAGCCTACCTCCAAAAAGAAG GGAAGAATTTTGCATCTTGATAAGGAACTTATTAACAAGATCAAGATCGTAGCAGCTAAGTACCCTTATCCAAAATGA